The proteins below come from a single Salinivibrio kushneri genomic window:
- the uvrD gene encoding DNA helicase II translates to MDVSTLLDGLNDKQREAVAAPLGNHLVLAGAGSGKTRVLVHRMAWLMRVEEASPFSVMAVTFTNKAAAEMRGRIEQLMQGTASGMWCGTFHGICHRILRAHYLDANLPQDFQILDSDDQQRLLRRLIKAQNLDEKHWPAKQASWYINGKKDEGLRPKHIDTRHDPVESTWLRIYQAYQEACDRAGLVDFAEILLRTLELLRDKAVIREHYQARFQHILVDEFQDTNNIQYAWLRMMAGQQAHVMIVGDDDQSIYGWRGAKVENIQRFLDDFTTPQTIRLEQNYRSTSTILQAANTLIENNADRMGKSLWTEGKEGEPISVYAGFNELDEARFVVGKIKTWQDEGGALTDSAILYRNNAQSRVLEEALIQAGLPYRIYGGMRFFERQEIKDALAYLRLMANRNDDAAFERVVNTPTRGIGDRTLETLRGAARDRGQTLWHTAEQILAEKALAGRAANALGRFIELVNALEDDTRDMALYQQTDAVIRHSGLRAMYEQEKGEKAQARVDNLEELVTATRQFTPPEEAEAEGMTPLSAFLAHAALEAGEGQADEFDDAVQLMTLHSAKGLEFPLVFMVGVEEGMFPSQMSAEEAGRLEEERRLCYVGMTRAMEKLYLTYAEMRRVYGKDMFHKISRFIRELPEACLEEVRMRANVSRPAASGGRFSKTQTQENFNQTGFSLGQRVQHPKFGEGTIINFEGSGGQSRVQVAFNGEGIKWLVTQYAKLEAL, encoded by the coding sequence ATGGACGTATCAACTCTTCTTGACGGACTCAACGACAAACAGCGTGAAGCCGTGGCCGCGCCGCTCGGCAACCATTTGGTGCTGGCAGGTGCTGGCAGTGGTAAAACCCGAGTGCTGGTTCATCGTATGGCTTGGCTAATGCGGGTGGAAGAGGCGTCGCCGTTCTCGGTGATGGCGGTAACCTTCACCAACAAAGCGGCAGCGGAAATGCGCGGCCGTATCGAGCAATTGATGCAAGGCACCGCCTCTGGCATGTGGTGCGGCACCTTCCACGGCATTTGCCATCGTATTCTCCGTGCCCACTATTTAGACGCCAACCTGCCACAAGACTTCCAAATTCTTGATTCAGATGACCAGCAGCGCTTGCTACGCCGGTTAATTAAAGCGCAAAACTTGGATGAAAAACATTGGCCCGCCAAGCAAGCGAGTTGGTACATCAATGGCAAAAAAGACGAAGGCTTGCGTCCCAAGCACATTGATACCCGCCATGATCCGGTTGAAAGCACTTGGCTGCGGATTTATCAGGCTTATCAAGAAGCCTGTGACCGCGCCGGTTTGGTGGATTTTGCCGAGATCTTGCTGCGAACCTTAGAGTTATTGCGCGATAAAGCGGTGATCCGCGAACACTATCAAGCACGTTTCCAGCACATTTTGGTGGATGAGTTCCAAGATACCAACAACATCCAATATGCGTGGCTGCGTATGATGGCCGGCCAACAGGCGCATGTGATGATTGTGGGGGACGACGACCAATCCATTTACGGTTGGCGTGGCGCGAAAGTCGAGAATATTCAGCGTTTTCTGGACGATTTCACCACCCCTCAGACCATTCGTTTGGAGCAAAACTACCGCTCAACCAGTACGATTTTGCAAGCGGCGAACACCCTAATTGAAAACAATGCCGACCGGATGGGCAAAAGCCTGTGGACCGAGGGCAAAGAGGGTGAGCCCATCTCTGTGTATGCCGGTTTTAATGAACTGGATGAAGCGCGTTTTGTGGTCGGTAAAATCAAAACTTGGCAAGACGAAGGCGGCGCACTCACTGATAGCGCGATTTTATACCGCAACAACGCCCAATCTCGGGTGCTGGAAGAAGCCTTAATTCAAGCTGGCTTGCCTTATCGTATTTACGGTGGCATGCGCTTTTTCGAACGTCAGGAAATCAAAGATGCACTGGCGTATTTACGTTTGATGGCCAACCGCAATGACGATGCGGCGTTCGAGCGGGTGGTAAACACGCCCACTCGAGGGATTGGTGATCGCACCCTTGAGACGCTTCGTGGCGCGGCGCGCGATCGCGGCCAAACCTTATGGCACACTGCCGAGCAAATTTTGGCAGAAAAAGCGCTGGCAGGGCGCGCGGCCAATGCATTGGGCCGGTTTATCGAGCTGGTCAATGCGCTAGAAGATGACACCCGTGACATGGCACTGTATCAACAAACCGATGCAGTGATCCGTCACTCCGGCTTGCGCGCCATGTACGAGCAAGAAAAAGGCGAAAAGGCGCAAGCACGCGTTGATAACTTGGAAGAGTTGGTGACCGCCACGCGCCAATTCACGCCGCCAGAAGAGGCGGAAGCGGAAGGCATGACACCACTGTCGGCATTCTTGGCCCACGCCGCCCTTGAGGCCGGTGAAGGCCAAGCGGACGAGTTTGATGATGCGGTCCAATTGATGACCTTGCACAGTGCCAAAGGCCTCGAATTCCCCTTAGTCTTTATGGTCGGGGTGGAAGAGGGCATGTTCCCCAGTCAGATGTCAGCTGAAGAAGCGGGCCGCTTAGAAGAAGAGCGTCGCCTTTGCTATGTCGGCATGACGCGAGCGATGGAAAAACTCTATCTGACCTACGCAGAAATGCGCCGTGTTTACGGCAAAGACATGTTCCATAAGATCTCGCGCTTTATACGTGAGCTGCCCGAGGCCTGCTTGGAAGAAGTGCGTATGCGTGCCAATGTCTCACGCCCTGCTGCAAGCGGTGGTCGTTTTTCCAAAACGCAGACTCAGGAGAACTTTAACCAAACCGGATTTAGTTTGGGTCAGCGGGTTCAACACCCTAAGTTTGGTGAAGGCACCATCATCAACTTTGAAGGCAGTGGCGGACAAAGCCGCGTGCAAGTTGCCTTTAATGGGGAAGGGATTAAGTGGTTGGTGACTCAGTACGCCAAACTGGAAGCGCTTTAA
- a CDS encoding DUF2282 domain-containing protein: MKHTNLAVAAAVTGLLAVGATTLTSAPAHAAEKEKCYGVAKAGQNDCATNTSSCAGTSTEDGQKDAFVMVPKGLCDRLAGGSTSSS, from the coding sequence ATGAAACACACTAACCTAGCGGTTGCCGCTGCTGTGACAGGATTACTGGCTGTAGGCGCGACCACACTCACTAGCGCACCGGCCCACGCGGCAGAAAAAGAAAAATGCTATGGCGTCGCCAAAGCCGGACAAAATGACTGCGCCACCAATACCAGCTCCTGCGCGGGCACCTCCACCGAAGACGGCCAAAAAGATGCGTTTGTGATGGTACCAAAAGGCTTGTGCGATCGCTTAGCCGGCGGCAGTACCTCGTCATCCTGA
- a CDS encoding DUF3630 family protein — MAPSNWQLIASDNTLAFYQPQLDADNGKEICRPLLQALEASVLECQQDADMMTWLIDFEGTRLMLKAAHYTQSVWLEALDEEGDEVIAFLRRWWLRHPPL; from the coding sequence ATGGCACCGAGTAATTGGCAATTGATAGCGTCCGACAACACCTTGGCGTTTTATCAGCCGCAGCTGGATGCGGATAATGGCAAAGAAATCTGTCGGCCATTGCTGCAAGCTCTCGAAGCCTCTGTGCTGGAGTGCCAACAAGACGCGGACATGATGACCTGGCTGATTGATTTCGAAGGCACGCGTTTGATGCTCAAAGCAGCACATTACACCCAGAGCGTGTGGTTAGAAGCGCTGGATGAGGAGGGCGATGAGGTAATTGCCTTTTTGCGCCGCTGGTGGTTGCGTCATCCGCCCCTCTAA
- a CDS encoding DoxX family protein translates to MWLTIINHTFTRALTPLQPLLLLVGRVYVAWIFFQSGLIKYQNWDSTLYLFEYEYQVPLLPWQLAAYLGTTAELILPVFVALGLLARPMTLALFVFNIVAVASYPLLWERGYDDHIMWGVILLVVSVWGPGWLNLDNWLARKQSGTD, encoded by the coding sequence ATGTGGCTAACCATAATCAATCACACCTTCACCCGCGCGCTTACCCCACTGCAACCGCTACTTCTTCTGGTGGGCCGCGTCTATGTGGCATGGATTTTTTTTCAATCTGGGCTAATCAAATACCAAAATTGGGACAGCACCCTATACCTGTTCGAGTATGAGTATCAGGTTCCGTTGCTGCCGTGGCAGCTGGCCGCATATTTAGGGACCACGGCGGAGCTGATTTTGCCGGTATTTGTTGCTTTGGGCCTGCTCGCGCGTCCCATGACCTTGGCGTTATTTGTGTTCAACATTGTCGCGGTCGCTTCCTACCCACTGCTATGGGAGCGTGGCTATGATGACCACATTATGTGGGGCGTGATCTTATTGGTGGTCAGTGTGTGGGGGCCGGGTTGGCTTAACCTCGATAACTGGCTAGCCCGCAAACAAAGCGGCACCGATTAG
- the recQ gene encoding ATP-dependent DNA helicase RecQ — translation MSATPAHADASTETDAATADPAVSPAHQVLKAVFGYHQFREGQQAVIDAAIAGRDALVIMPTGGGKSLCYQIPALVRTGLTVVISPLISLMKDQVDQLNANGVAAACLNSAMTPEAQADTLRALNQGEVKLLYVSPERALGRDFIHRLTEWQLALIAVDEAHCISQWGHDFRREYASLGQLKQHFPDVPVMALTATADATTREDILSRLALHDPLVHLGSFDRPNIRYTLLEKHKPLAQLVQFLSSQRGQSGIVYCNSRKRVEQVTQKLCDNNMLAAAYHAGMTTEARGSVQEAFQRDDVNIVVATVAFGMGINKPNVRFVVHYDVPRNIESYYQETGRAGRDGLPAEAVLLYDPSDMGWLHRCLEEKPDGPQKQVESHKLTAMGAFAEAQTCRRLVLLNYFGEHRQTPCGNCDICLDPPTHFDGTEQAQKALSCVYRVNQSFGVGYVVEVLRGMQNQRIKDHGHDKLSTYGIGREWSHEYWVSIIRQLIHRGYLVQNIARSSVLQLTEQARPLLRSEIALELAVPRIGLSPRTKANKLSQRHYDKKLFAKLRKLRKAIADEEDIPPYVVFNDATLMEMAEMLPSSQAELLAVSGVGQRKLEKFGDAFLDLIDDHLSLSEYGYGTE, via the coding sequence ATGTCCGCCACCCCCGCCCATGCCGATGCGTCAACCGAAACTGACGCCGCTACCGCTGATCCTGCCGTGAGTCCTGCCCATCAGGTACTCAAAGCGGTGTTTGGTTATCACCAGTTCCGCGAGGGTCAGCAAGCGGTCATCGATGCAGCGATTGCGGGGCGTGATGCCTTGGTGATTATGCCGACCGGGGGAGGGAAGTCACTGTGCTATCAGATCCCCGCGTTGGTGCGCACCGGCTTGACCGTGGTGATTTCACCTTTGATTTCATTGATGAAAGATCAGGTTGACCAGCTTAATGCCAATGGGGTTGCGGCGGCGTGCTTAAACTCAGCGATGACGCCTGAGGCGCAAGCGGATACTTTGCGTGCGCTAAATCAGGGGGAGGTGAAACTACTCTATGTGTCGCCTGAGCGCGCGCTAGGGCGTGACTTTATCCATCGCTTAACGGAGTGGCAACTGGCGTTGATTGCGGTCGACGAAGCGCACTGTATTTCCCAGTGGGGGCATGACTTTCGTCGCGAATATGCCTCTTTAGGCCAGCTCAAACAGCACTTTCCTGATGTGCCGGTGATGGCGCTGACAGCCACCGCGGATGCCACCACGCGCGAGGATATTTTGTCCCGCCTTGCCCTGCATGATCCGCTGGTGCATCTGGGTAGCTTTGACCGCCCTAACATTCGCTACACCTTGCTAGAAAAGCACAAACCTTTGGCCCAATTGGTGCAGTTTTTGAGCAGTCAACGCGGCCAATCAGGGATTGTCTATTGCAATAGCCGTAAGCGGGTTGAGCAGGTTACTCAAAAACTGTGTGATAACAATATGCTCGCCGCCGCTTACCATGCAGGGATGACCACTGAGGCGCGCGGATCAGTCCAAGAGGCGTTCCAACGTGACGATGTTAACATTGTGGTGGCGACCGTGGCGTTTGGAATGGGGATCAACAAGCCCAATGTTCGCTTTGTGGTGCACTATGATGTGCCGCGCAATATTGAATCTTACTACCAAGAAACCGGCCGAGCAGGGCGAGATGGACTGCCGGCTGAAGCGGTGTTGTTGTATGACCCCTCCGACATGGGATGGCTCCATCGCTGCTTGGAAGAAAAGCCGGATGGGCCCCAAAAGCAGGTCGAAAGCCATAAACTGACCGCGATGGGCGCATTTGCCGAAGCACAAACCTGTCGTCGTTTAGTGCTCCTAAACTACTTTGGTGAGCATCGGCAAACCCCGTGTGGCAACTGTGATATTTGCCTCGACCCGCCCACCCATTTTGATGGCACCGAACAAGCACAAAAAGCGCTGTCGTGCGTGTACCGTGTTAACCAAAGTTTCGGGGTTGGATACGTGGTGGAAGTGTTGCGCGGGATGCAAAATCAGCGCATTAAAGATCATGGCCATGACAAGCTCTCTACCTACGGCATCGGACGAGAGTGGAGCCATGAATACTGGGTAAGCATTATTCGCCAATTGATCCATCGCGGTTATCTGGTGCAAAACATTGCCCGTAGCTCGGTGCTGCAGTTAACTGAACAAGCGCGACCATTACTGCGCAGCGAGATTGCCCTTGAGCTGGCGGTACCGCGTATTGGCCTCAGCCCTCGCACCAAGGCCAACAAGCTGAGCCAGCGTCATTACGATAAAAAACTGTTCGCCAAGCTGCGTAAGTTACGTAAAGCCATTGCTGATGAAGAAGATATTCCACCTTATGTGGTGTTTAACGACGCAACCTTGATGGAAATGGCCGAGATGCTGCCGTCATCGCAAGCGGAGCTCTTGGCGGTGAGTGGCGTGGGGCAGCGCAAGCTCGAAAAATTCGGCGATGCGTTTTTGGACTTGATTGACGATCACTTGAGTTTGAGCGAGTACGGCTATGGCACCGAGTAA
- a CDS encoding 7-cyano-7-deazaguanine/7-aminomethyl-7-deazaguanine transporter — translation MSHFSLAQQRKALGYLVIFHLLIIASSNYLVQIPFTVWGFHTTWGAFTFPFIFLATDLTVRIYGPALARRIILLVMVPSLLISYVLSVLFYQGSYQGLAEMGTFNLTVARIAIASFMAYLLGQILDIHVFNRLRQQRQWWVAPSCSTLFGNASDTLAFFAIAFYQSQDAFMAEHWVEIALVDYAFKLIISLGLFIPMYGVLLNLIIRRITQVTPSATVQQTS, via the coding sequence ATGAGCCACTTTTCTCTTGCTCAGCAGCGTAAAGCGCTGGGTTACCTCGTGATTTTTCATTTACTGATCATTGCCTCCAGCAACTACTTGGTGCAGATCCCCTTTACGGTTTGGGGTTTCCACACCACCTGGGGGGCGTTTACCTTTCCGTTTATTTTCTTGGCCACTGATTTAACCGTCAGGATCTATGGTCCGGCATTGGCACGCCGCATTATATTGCTGGTGATGGTGCCCTCGCTGCTGATTTCCTACGTGTTATCCGTCTTGTTTTATCAGGGCAGCTATCAAGGGTTAGCGGAGATGGGCACGTTTAATCTCACCGTCGCACGGATTGCGATTGCCAGCTTTATGGCTTACCTGCTTGGCCAGATCCTAGATATTCATGTGTTTAATCGGTTACGCCAGCAGCGCCAATGGTGGGTCGCGCCAAGTTGTTCTACCCTGTTTGGCAATGCGTCAGACACGCTCGCCTTTTTCGCGATTGCGTTTTACCAAAGCCAAGATGCCTTTATGGCCGAGCACTGGGTCGAAATCGCCTTGGTAGACTATGCCTTTAAGCTGATTATTAGCTTGGGGCTGTTTATTCCTATGTATGGAGTGTTGCTCAACCTGATTATCCGGCGTATCACACAGGTGACCCCGTCGGCGACGGTGCAGCAAACGTCCTAA
- a CDS encoding GNAT family N-acetyltransferase, whose translation MEIRAGHLEEAVTVLNSVPELDAGISLEQCHARLAGRTALVLVAYQNGEPVGAKIGYATSKTQFYSWLGGVTKAARGQGVAKALLQAQEAWVAASGYQTLAVKSRNRFTAMVCMLMRHGYQVVALEQKGQPADYRLYFEKQINKCTASEK comes from the coding sequence ATGGAAATTCGTGCTGGGCACTTAGAGGAAGCGGTAACGGTGCTTAACAGCGTGCCCGAGTTGGATGCGGGTATATCCTTGGAGCAATGCCACGCGCGATTAGCGGGACGTACTGCATTGGTATTGGTGGCGTATCAAAACGGTGAGCCTGTCGGTGCCAAAATAGGCTATGCCACCAGTAAGACGCAGTTTTATAGCTGGCTGGGCGGGGTGACCAAAGCGGCTCGAGGTCAAGGGGTGGCGAAAGCCTTGTTACAAGCGCAAGAAGCGTGGGTCGCGGCTTCTGGCTATCAAACACTTGCGGTCAAATCACGCAACCGCTTTACCGCGATGGTGTGCATGCTGATGCGGCATGGCTATCAGGTGGTTGCGTTGGAGCAAAAAGGTCAGCCTGCCGATTACCGGCTTTATTTTGAGAAGCAGATCAATAAATGTACAGCGAGTGAAAAATAA
- the elbB gene encoding isoprenoid biosynthesis glyoxalase ElbB, with protein MKKVAVILSGCGVFDGAEIQETVLSLLALEQNDAQWQCFAPDIDQHHVINHRTGEAMSETRNVLTEASRIVRGDILPLTDLNADDFDALLVPGGFGAAKNLSDFAYNGDPVQVHQDMFAVCQAFARTEKPAGYMCIAPIMIPQIYPKGVKGTIGNEPDIAAAFNRMGGEHIDCPVSDYVLDQRHHLLSTPAYMLATSVTDAAVGINRMVKKLVELA; from the coding sequence ATGAAAAAGGTTGCTGTGATCTTATCTGGCTGCGGCGTGTTTGACGGTGCCGAGATCCAAGAAACTGTGTTATCCCTGCTGGCCCTTGAGCAAAACGATGCCCAATGGCAGTGCTTTGCCCCAGATATCGATCAGCACCATGTCATTAATCACCGTACCGGTGAAGCGATGAGCGAAACGCGTAACGTGCTCACTGAGGCGAGCCGCATTGTACGTGGGGATATTCTTCCGCTAACGGATTTGAACGCCGATGACTTCGACGCCTTACTGGTTCCCGGCGGCTTTGGTGCCGCGAAAAACTTGTCGGACTTTGCTTACAATGGCGATCCCGTTCAGGTACACCAGGATATGTTTGCGGTGTGTCAGGCCTTTGCCCGTACCGAAAAACCTGCAGGCTACATGTGTATTGCCCCCATCATGATCCCGCAGATCTACCCGAAAGGCGTCAAAGGCACTATTGGTAATGAGCCCGATATCGCCGCCGCCTTTAACCGTATGGGCGGTGAGCATATCGACTGTCCAGTATCGGATTATGTGTTAGACCAACGTCACCATCTGCTATCCACACCGGCCTATATGCTCGCGACATCCGTCACTGATGCGGCCGTTGGCATCAATCGTATGGTGAAAAAATTGGTGGAGCTCGCCTAA
- the rarD gene encoding EamA family transporter RarD, which produces MPDPKRTRQGVLLALAAYIMWGIAPMYFKTVNHIPAPEILAHRVLWSFVFLALLLFFTRRFYQLKPIIREPKKLLMLMLTSCFIGCNWLIFIWAIVNNRMLDASLGYYINPLVNVALGMIFLGERFRRLQWLAAALALVGVLVQLITFGSLPWIALVLATSFAIYGLLRKKINLPAVPGLFVETCTLLPVALIYLWQFADTPSANLLDNPINLNMLLAAAGLITTVPLLCFTGAATRLPLTVLGFFQYIGPSLMFLLAVGLYDEPFTPDKATTFAFIWAALAIFSFDAYRAKRQQEAKIETTPLSAGKSG; this is translated from the coding sequence ATTCCTGATCCAAAACGCACACGCCAAGGCGTGTTACTGGCCCTTGCGGCCTACATTATGTGGGGTATCGCTCCCATGTACTTTAAAACGGTCAACCATATTCCGGCGCCCGAAATTTTAGCGCACCGGGTATTGTGGTCGTTTGTCTTTTTGGCATTGCTGCTTTTTTTCACCCGTCGTTTTTATCAGCTCAAGCCGATTATCCGCGAGCCGAAAAAGCTGTTGATGTTGATGCTCACCTCTTGCTTTATTGGCTGTAATTGGCTGATTTTTATCTGGGCGATTGTCAATAACCGCATGCTAGATGCCAGCCTTGGCTACTACATTAATCCACTGGTGAACGTGGCGCTGGGGATGATCTTTCTTGGTGAGCGTTTCCGCCGTCTACAGTGGCTTGCGGCCGCGCTAGCGTTGGTGGGGGTATTAGTACAACTGATCACCTTTGGCTCACTGCCTTGGATTGCGTTAGTGCTGGCCACCAGTTTTGCGATTTACGGATTACTGCGCAAAAAAATAAACCTCCCTGCGGTGCCGGGGTTGTTTGTGGAAACCTGCACACTCTTGCCCGTTGCGCTGATTTATCTGTGGCAGTTTGCCGATACCCCCAGCGCCAACTTGCTCGATAATCCCATCAACCTGAATATGCTACTGGCCGCTGCCGGTTTGATCACCACGGTGCCTTTACTGTGCTTTACGGGTGCTGCCACTCGCTTACCCTTAACGGTATTGGGCTTTTTCCAATATATCGGCCCTAGCTTAATGTTTTTACTTGCCGTCGGCTTGTATGACGAACCCTTTACCCCAGATAAAGCCACCACCTTTGCCTTTATTTGGGCCGCCTTGGCGATATTTAGCTTTGATGCCTATCGAGCGAAGCGCCAGCAAGAGGCCAAGATAGAGACCACGCCTTTGTCAGCAGGAAAATCAGGATGA
- a CDS encoding LysE family translocator produces the protein MNEFAILATLAGVHMIALLSPGPDFALVLQNATRYGRATGLAIALGLSLSILAHTILSITGISLLVHQHPQLFMWVQVAGGSVLMYLGLSAIKGLLAATAPAQTTNDAPAVHGQKQAFWKGVLTNLFNPKALVFFISLMSTLVPASMSASGKAMAVAVVFLLSLGWFSSLAWLLSGSRVQQVLTKVAPVIDGLCALLFLLLGGAVVWQAGVFG, from the coding sequence ATGAATGAGTTCGCTATTCTCGCCACACTGGCGGGGGTGCATATGATTGCACTGCTCAGCCCCGGGCCCGACTTTGCCTTGGTGCTCCAAAATGCGACCCGTTATGGCCGTGCTACTGGTTTGGCGATTGCGCTAGGGTTATCGCTCAGTATTTTGGCGCACACAATACTGAGCATTACCGGCATCAGTCTGTTGGTGCATCAGCACCCACAACTCTTTATGTGGGTGCAGGTGGCGGGGGGCAGTGTGCTGATGTATTTAGGCCTTAGCGCGATTAAAGGCTTGCTCGCCGCCACTGCGCCGGCGCAAACCACCAATGATGCGCCTGCGGTACACGGCCAAAAACAGGCCTTTTGGAAAGGGGTACTGACCAACCTTTTCAACCCTAAAGCTTTGGTGTTTTTTATTTCGTTGATGAGTACCTTGGTGCCGGCCAGCATGTCTGCCAGTGGCAAAGCCATGGCCGTGGCGGTGGTGTTCTTACTCTCATTAGGCTGGTTTTCTTCGCTCGCCTGGCTGCTATCAGGCAGTCGCGTACAACAAGTGCTCACCAAGGTCGCCCCAGTTATCGATGGCCTGTGTGCGCTGTTGTTTTTGCTGTTAGGTGGCGCGGTCGTTTGGCAAGCCGGCGTGTTCGGCTAA
- a CDS encoding DUF692 domain-containing protein: MDEATVLTGVGLRQPHLAYFDQYRPKLGWLEIHSENYFRPHRPAFSTLMRLREDYAISCHGVGLSLGSDEPLDRAHLDKLCTLVKHVEPLFVSDHLSWSRIDGQHFHDLLPLPYTEQALRVFCANVQQVQDALQRPLLIENPSSYLCFAQGDYHEWEFIAEVHARTGCDLLLDLNNVHVSAFNHDFSASTYLDAIPAHAVKEIHLAGFTVKHTPAGEIWIDTHNQPVSEAVWTLYQQWIDRHGPRHTLIEWDSDLPAPERLLAEAAKARHRLARHKEAV; encoded by the coding sequence ATGGATGAGGCAACCGTTTTGACCGGCGTGGGGCTCAGACAACCCCATCTCGCCTACTTCGACCAATATCGCCCAAAGCTTGGCTGGCTAGAAATTCACAGTGAAAACTATTTCCGCCCTCACCGTCCTGCTTTTTCAACCCTGATGCGATTACGTGAGGATTACGCCATCAGCTGTCATGGCGTGGGATTATCGCTGGGGAGCGACGAGCCGCTTGATCGGGCCCATTTAGACAAACTGTGTACACTGGTCAAACACGTCGAGCCACTGTTTGTGTCTGACCATTTAAGTTGGAGCCGGATAGACGGGCAACACTTTCACGATTTACTCCCCCTCCCTTACACCGAGCAAGCGTTGCGAGTATTTTGCGCCAATGTGCAACAGGTTCAAGATGCGCTACAGCGCCCCCTACTGATTGAGAACCCATCGAGCTATTTATGTTTTGCTCAGGGTGACTACCACGAATGGGAATTTATCGCCGAAGTGCACGCTCGCACGGGCTGCGATTTGCTGCTCGATTTAAATAACGTTCATGTCAGCGCGTTTAACCATGATTTTAGCGCCAGTACCTACCTTGACGCGATTCCCGCCCATGCGGTGAAAGAAATTCACCTTGCTGGGTTTACCGTCAAACACACCCCCGCAGGAGAAATTTGGATAGACACCCATAACCAACCGGTTAGCGAGGCGGTGTGGACGCTCTATCAACAGTGGATTGACCGCCACGGCCCTCGCCACACCCTCATTGAGTGGGATAGCGACTTGCCCGCGCCCGAGCGATTGTTAGCAGAAGCGGCCAAAGCCCGCCACCGACTGGCTCGACACAAGGAGGCGGTATGA
- a CDS encoding DNA-binding domain-containing protein, with amino-acid sequence MTLATLQQAFADTLRDDPQPLPIKDGRVAADKRLQIYRNHYVVTLTDTLKCVYPKTCALLGEACFDAVARHHAMMHPPQTGVMEDYGAQFDATLRALPNIIEPVPCCAELARFEWAQVVLTLAPPSPAFEGSALALLSPEQQTQVCLPLNQQARLFESDYAVSDVWQAIATEQFEGLVVEKPQSLLLVAHQDKVHWYTLNTHHVSVLKTCPHTPLGDLSEVQLACVSELAAMNAFTTPTTACNAKE; translated from the coding sequence ATGACGCTGGCAACCCTGCAGCAGGCCTTTGCTGATACATTGCGAGATGATCCACAACCGCTGCCGATAAAAGACGGTCGTGTTGCCGCTGACAAGCGATTGCAGATTTATCGCAACCATTATGTGGTCACCCTCACTGACACCTTAAAATGCGTGTATCCCAAGACCTGTGCACTATTAGGTGAGGCGTGTTTTGATGCGGTAGCGCGTCATCATGCGATGATGCATCCCCCGCAAACTGGGGTGATGGAAGACTATGGCGCACAGTTCGATGCGACCTTGCGCGCCCTACCCAATATTATCGAGCCCGTGCCGTGTTGCGCCGAGCTGGCCCGTTTTGAGTGGGCACAAGTGGTACTCACCCTCGCCCCTCCCTCTCCGGCGTTTGAAGGCAGCGCGCTCGCGTTGCTAAGCCCTGAGCAACAAACGCAAGTTTGTTTACCGCTCAACCAGCAAGCCCGTTTATTTGAAAGCGACTACGCGGTCAGTGACGTATGGCAAGCGATCGCCACCGAGCAGTTCGAAGGCTTGGTGGTCGAGAAGCCGCAATCTTTGTTATTGGTTGCTCACCAAGACAAGGTGCATTGGTACACGCTCAATACCCATCATGTCAGTGTGCTCAAAACCTGCCCCCACACACCATTAGGCGACCTGTCAGAAGTGCAACTGGCGTGTGTGTCTGAGCTCGCGGCCATGAACGCGTTTACCACCCCAACGACTGCCTGCAATGCTAAGGAGTAA